TTGACGGGGGCGGGGCGGCGGGTGTCGTTCGTACGGTCCGAGCGGTTCATGGGGGCCTTCCTCGATGCGGCGATGCTGAGATGCGGCGCGTATCGAGGAATCCACGGCATGAATGTGCCGGAGGAATTGCAGGAACGGGCCGAGAACTGTACCTGTACGGATCCGGGCACATCCGTACGATGCGGTACCTCGTCACGGCATCCGGTGTCGGAATGCCGTGGGGGGACCCGGGCGGGCGGCGGTCTGCGGCCCGCGACGGGCTTCAGGCCCGGTAAACGCGACGGCCGGTGCCCCCCACCCTGGGGGTGGGGGGCACCGGCCGCGTCAAGCGAGTCAAGCTTAGGCGGGGGTGATGTTCTCCGCCTGCGGGCCCTTCTGGCCCTGCGTGACGTCGAAGTTCACCTTCTGGCCCTCCTGCAGCTCACGGAAGCCGGAGGACGCGATGTTCGAGTAGTGGGCGAAGACGTCGGGGCCGCCACCCTCCTGCTCGATGAAGCCGAAGCCCTTTTCCGAGTTGAACCACTTAACGGTGCCGGTAGCCATGCGATATCTCCTTCGAGGCATTACCCGGAATTCACACTGCGTGAATCCCGGCGTCGCCGCGATGATTGCCCCGTCCGGAAAAAGCACCGAAAACACAAAAAGTGCTCTGACGGTAACGAACCCGCCTAAGCACTTGAAGTCTATGGGAACCACAACTGCAACTGATAACTACTGTATCACGTAATGGGCCGGAGGGCTCTTTGGGGCGGAACTTCTTTCGTTTCGCGTGTCGGCCGGCCCCCGCGGCCCCGTCACCGCACGCCCGTGGGCCCGTCACCGCACGCCCGTGACGCCGTCCCGCGCCGTCCCGCGCGCCTCGCGCAGGGCGGTGTGGACGGACCAGACCACCGACACCAGCGGCACGGCCACCACCGCGCCCACGATGCCGGCGGCGATCGAGCCCGCGATGACCGAGATGGCCACCACCAAGGGGTGCAGCCGCACGGCCCAGCTCATGACGAGCGGGTGCAGCAGGTGGCCCTCGATCTGGCCCATCACCACGATCAGGCCGATCACGATCAGCGCCACCACCGGGCCCTGCGACGCGAGCGCCACCACGGCGGCGACGGCGAGGGCGATGGGCGAGCCGATCAGGGGGACGAAGGCGGCGACGAACTCCAGGAGGGCGAGCGGGACGGCCAGCGGGACCCCGAGGAGCCAGAGTGCGAGGCCGACCAGGACCGCGTTCGTGGCGGCGACCAGCACGATCCCGTGGGTGTAGCCGGTGAAGGTGCGCCAGGCCGCGCGCCCCGCGATCCCCACCCGGCCCCGTACCGACCTCGGCAGCTGCTCCTGGAACCAGGCCCACTGCCGGTCCCCCGCGTGGACGAAGAACACGGCGGAGAACAGGGCCAGAGCCAGGGTCGTGAGGACGGCCACGACATGGCCCGCGCCGCTGAGCGCCGTACTGACCAGGGCCGACCGGTGGCCGGACAGGAACTGACCGATCCTGGCCTGCATGTCGGACAGCGCCTCCGGGTGCAGCCGGAACGGCGGCCGCTCCAGCCAGTCCTCGATCCGGCCGATGCCCTCCCTGAACTCGCGCACCAGCGTCGTCCGCTCCCCCGCGACGGCCTCGCCGACCAGGGTGAGCACGCCGAGGACGAGCGCGATGCCGCCGAGCAGGGTGAGGGCGACCGCCAGCGGCCGGGGCAGGCCCTTGGCGACGATGTCGGCGACGGGGCGCACCAGCGCGGTGATCACCAGGCCGAGGAAGAGGGCGACGCCGATCTCGTGGAAGCGGCCGAGGACGGCGAACAGGCTGTAGACGAGCAGGCCGACGATCAGCAGCCGCCACGCGTACGCGGCGGCCGTGCGGAGGAACGGGGTCACCGGCGGTGCTGTGCCTGGCTGCATTTCGACCAGGTACCACCGGGGGGCCTCCGCGCCACGCCGCCGGCCCGACATTCGCCCGGTCAGCCGGGGGCCGTGCCTCGGCTGCGCACGAGGGGCAGGTACACCTCGTCGGTGATCTCGACGAGGACGTCGTCGGGTGCGGTGGGGACTCCTCGCACGACGAACTCGTTCCGCAGCAGGACGACGGCGACGGTCGCGACCCGCGGGTGCAGCGCCTCGGGGGCCACCTCGCCCCGCGCGACCGCGCGGCCCAGGACGGTCAGCCAGGGCGCGGCCGCCGCCTCGCCGGACCGGTCCTGGAGCTGCGCGAGGAAGTCCGTCGCGCCGCCCGCGGCGGAGAGCAGTTCGCGCAGGATCGCGCCGAGGGGCGAGCTCCAGTGGCGGTTGGCGCCCCGGAGGAGTTCGAGGACGTCACCGCGGAGGGTGCCGGTGTCGGGGAGCGGGGCCGTGGTGGCGAGCCGGCGGTACGCGGCGATGCCGAGGGCGAGGCGGTCGGGCCGGCGGCGGTAGAGGGCGTTCTTGCTTCCTGCCGGGCGACAGCACCGACGAACGCGTCGAGTTGCTGAAGCAGCCGCATCGCGTGCGCGAGCACATCGGCCCGGTGGGCGTGCGTGAGCACATCGGCCCGGTGGGCGTGCGAGTCAACGCGTTCCTCGGCCGGGCCGTGGCCGTCGTCCGCAAGCACTTCGGCGGCGAGGTCACCTACGCTTCCGTACCGCTCGAACGGGTCGACTGGACCCCCTTCGACATCGTGTCCGTCGACCTCTACCGATCGGCCGAGCACACCGACGGGTTCGCCGAAGGCGTCCGCGACCTCGTCGCGCGGGGGACGCAGGGCAAGGCGCTCGCCATCACCGAGTTCGGCTCCGCGGGCTATCGGGGCGCGGGAGACCGGGGCGCCCTCGGTCTGGAGATCGTCGAGTACGACGGGACGGGCCCGCTGCGGCTGAACGGCGTCCACGCCCGCGACGAGGAGGGCCAGGCCGCGTACATCCTCGAACTGCTCCGGGCCTTCGACGCCGGGGGCGTCGACAGCACCTTCGTCTTCACCTTCGCGCTCTACGACCACGTGCACCGGCCCGACGGCGACCCCCGTGACGACCTCGACCTCGCCGGCTACGGCATCGTGAAGGTCCTCGACGGCGGCCTCGGTACGGCCTACCCCGGCCTGCCGTGGGAGCCGAAGGCCGCGTTCGCCGCCCTCGCCGACTACCACCGGGAGCATTGAGCCCCCTCGGTCAACTCCCTTCGCTCCGGGCCGATGTGGCAGAGTCGGGACGGGTTCGGGGTGAGGGGGCTGCGTGGCGCGAGTGGTCGACGGTCGGTTCGAGCTGGTGGCACGGCTCGGCGGTGGCGGCATGGGCACGGTGTGGCGGGCGCGGGACACGGCGCTGCACCGCGAGGTCGCGCTCAAGGAGGTACGCCCGCCCGACCCCGCGCTCGCCGAGTACGACCCCGAGGGCGCCCGCGCCCTGCGCACCCGTGTCCTGCGCGAGGCGAGAGCGCTCGCCCGTATCGCCCACCCGCATGTGGTGACCATCCACCACATCGTGGACGGCGGTGAGGACACGTACCCCTGGCTCGTCATGGAGCTGGTCACCGGCGGCTCCCTCCATGACCGGCTCGACCGGGGCCCGCTGTCGCCGGCCGAGACGGCCGCGCTGGGGCGCGGGGTCCTGTCCGGGCTGCGGGCGGCACACGCGGCGGGCATCCAGCACCGGGACATCAAGCCCGCGAACGTCCTGCTGCGACCGGACGGCCGGCCGGTCCTCACCGACTTCGGGATCGCGGCGGTGCACGGCGCGACGGCGCTCACCGCCGCCGGTTCGATCATCGGCACCCCCGACTACATGGCGCCCGAGCGGGTCGGCGGCGAGGAGGGCGGCCCGGCCGCCGACCTCTGGTCGCTGGCGATGATGCTGTACGTCGCGGTGGAGGGGCACCATCCGCTGCGGCGGGCCAACACGCTGGCGACCCTCGCTGCCGTCCTCGGCGAGGACGTGCCGCCGCCGCGGAACGCGGGAGCGCTGACGCGGGTCCTGACGGACGTCCTGGTCCGGGACCCGGCGGCGCGACCGGACGCCGAGACGCTGGACCGGCTGCTCGCGGAGGCGGAGGCGGAGACCCCGGCGTCCGCACCCGCCGCGTCCGGCAGCCCGACCTCGTACCCGTTGGCTCCGCCCCTGCCCGCCACTCCTCCCGGGAAACCCGGGAAGCGGCGGGGCCCGGTGTACGCGGGGGCCGTCACCGCGGTGGCGCTCTGCGGCGTACTCGTCTGGTCGCTGCTGCCCGACGGCGACGGTGACGGCGGCGATGACGGCAAGAAGGTGAGCGGCGCGCCGTCCTCCGTGGCACCCTCGACGTCGACAAGCGCACCCGCCGGGGGCTCCGGTGGCTCCGGGATCACCATCGGCATCAAGTTCGACCAGCCCGGGCTCGGCTGGAAGAACCCGGACGGCACCTTCTCGGGCTTCGACGTGGAGGTGGCGGCGTACGTCGCCCGCGCGCTCGGCCACGATCTCGCCGACGTCACGTGGAAGGAGGCCAGGAGCGCCACCCGCGAGTCCCTCCTCACCGGCGGCGAGGTCGACCTCGTCGTGGCCACGTACACGGTCAACGACCAGCGGAAGCAGCGCGTCGACTTCGTCGGCCCCTATCTCGTGGCCCATCAGGACGTCCTGCTGCGGGCGGCCGACACCGGCGTGACGCGCCCTGCGGACCTGAACGGCCGGAAGGTCTGCTCGGCGGTGGGCTCCACCTCCGCGCTCAACGTCCGGACGCTCGCCCCGCAGGCGCAGCTCCGGGAGTACGACGGTTACGCGCGCTGTGTCGACGATCTGGCGTCCGGCGCCGTGGACGCCGTCACCACCGACGACTCGCTCCTCGCCGGGTACGCGGCCCAGGCGGCGTTCAAGGGCAGGTTCAGGCTCGCCGGCTTCCGTACGACCGACGAGCCGTACGGCATCGGCCTCCCGAAGGGCAGCCCGCTCACGTCGAAGGTCCGGTCCGCGCTGGAGCAGATGGTCTCCGACGGCTCCTGGCAGGCGGCCGTCCAGCGGAACCTTCCGCTCCTGCGCGCGGACGCGCCGCCGTTGCGGTAGTCCGGCGTGGCCTTCGGGTCTCGTGTTCAGGTGATCGTCCGCTGCTAGTGTCCGGTGCGGGGCGTGTGTCCCGTCCCAGGGTGAGGAGGAGCCCATGAACGCCGCGGACGAAGGACGGCAGCAGCTGGACGCGGCCAGCGTCCTCAACGCCAAGAGAACGCTCCTCCAGCTCCTGGCCAGGGCCGGGGTCTGGTCCGGTGACGCCGAGGAGCTGATCGGGCTCGTGGAGGCCGGCGCCCTCGCCCTCGCCCACACCGAGATCGGCGACAGCGGACGGACCGGGCCGGCTGAGAAGGGCGAGCCGTACGAGGCCGGCTGGCGTGACGGCACCCGGGCCGTCGCCGACGCACTCGCGGACATCGCCGAGCGCACGCTGCGTCATGCCCTCGCCCCCGATCCGACGGTGTCGTCGCCCGACGACCGTTCCCCCGTCGGGCGGGCGGAGATGGAGCGCGCGAAGGTCGCGATCACGCCGCTCTACCTCTCCTACACCGCCGTCTCCGACCTGGACCCCGACGCCACCGAGCAGGTGCTCACCGCCGTCCTCGGCACGATGAGTCCCCGGCAGCGCGCGGGGTACCCGGGTCGTCTGACGGAGTTCTCCACGGCGCATCACGCGCGCCTGGAACGGCTGTACGCGGAGTACGGCCCCGGCAGCGCGATCGCGATCCACGGCCGTTACTCCCTCGTCCACTCCCCCACCAGCGTCGCCGTCCTGGAGCGGCTCGCCGCCGCGCCGGTGGCGCTGCACGAGGAGTGGGACGCCGCCGAGCTGCCGCCCGCGTGGCTGGACGGGCTGACCACGGCCTGGGGTTCCGCGGCCTAGCGAGAGGCTTTCCCGCTCGGGCGGTCCACGACCTCCTGGTCGAGAGTGCACGCCTTCGCAGGGGCGGTGCTGGCCAGCGCCACCACGGCCGCCCGGTGCGGGTCCGTCCATTCGAGGAGCCGGAGGTCCTCCCCGCCGGCTTTCAGCAGCGCTTCCGCGCGCACCCACAGGCGGAGCAGGGCCGCGCCCGGGTCGGGCCCGTCGGCGGCCTCCCGCACGTCGGCCTCGGGCAGGACCCGGCTCAGTACCGACAGGGGGCCCGGCCTGCGCGCGGAGGGTTCCACGTCGACGCCGACGGCGCCGGGGCCGACGGCCGCCGCGACCAGCCCGTCGGCGTGGCTCAGGCTGAGGCCCACGCCGGGGTGGTCCCGCAGGTACGGGCGGCCGTGGCCGGCCCGCCCGCACCCGGCGCAGAACTGGGCCGGGGCCGACTCCTCCGGCGAACCCCCGGTGAATCGGGCGACGCACAGCCGCAGCAGCAGCCGTGCGGCCAGGACGTCGTCCCGGCGGCTCGGCACGCGGACCGCTTCCAGCCGCCGCAGCTCCCACGGTGCGAGGAGTCCCTCGTGCAGCCGCGGGTGGGCGAGTACTTCGCCGGTGGTCGCGACGGCGGCCAGGGCCGTACGGGAGTCCCGGCCCGGCAGCGGGGCGCCGCCGGTCACGTGCGCGTGCTCACCCCGCGGCGGTCGCACCGGGGGCGGCGGCCGTCGCGGACGGGGTCAGAAAGCGTCGCTCGACGCGGCCGAGCGTGCGGAAGTCGTCGATGGTGACTTCCTGGAGGTCGATGGTGTCGCCGGAGATCTCCTCCAGAAGGTCGATGAACTCCAGGAAGTCCATCGAGTCGATGAGCCGGGCCTCGATGAGGTCCTCGTCGACGTCGATCGGGCCGTCGAGGCCGGGATTCTTCTCGTGGAGCCACTCGGCGATGCGTTCCATGGTGCGGGTCACTCCTTGCTGGTACGGGTGTTCCTGTCGTTTGCGCTCGGTTCAGGCTGCCCGGGCGGCGCGGAGTCGTTCGAGGGCCTGCTCCGGGGTGCCGTGGGCGAGGATCATCGCGTGCACCCAGCGTTCGACGCCGAAGGCGACGCAGGCGCTGTACGCGGGTCCCTCGGCGCCCGCCTGGATGTCCAGGCGCTCGCCGAAGAAGTTGCGGTGCCGGTTCACGGAGGCGATGGCCGTGCCGTCCGGGGCGCTGAACTCGTGCTTGACCGGGTCGAGCGCCATGAGGCGGGCCCGGGAGCCGCCCCGGTCGTAGAACGGGTCGTCGGCCGTGGCTCGGGTCAGGTCGAGGCCCAGGAGTCCGGCCAGTTCCCGGACGAACTCGGCGCCCTTCTCCAGGTGTTCGACCGCGCCCTGCTTGGTACCGAGGTACAGGACTTCCCGCATGTGGAAGCCCCACAGGCGGCGCAGTCCGTCGTAGTGGGTCTCGTTGCGGAAGCAGCGGCCGGTGGCGGAGAGCCGCAGCCCGTCCTCGCCGACGTCCCGGCCTTCCAGGGAGAGCAGCAGGCCGTAGCAGGTGGCGGAGGGCAGCAGGTGACCGGTCGGCCGCAGCGGCAGCTCTCCCGGATTCTCGCCGGCTGCAAGCCCGTCGAGCGCCTCGGGGGTGAACCGCCCGGCGGAGACGCCGAGATGGGGGAAGTTGCGGAAGTAGTCCAGCTTGGCCAGGCCCTCCACGGACAGCAGCGGCGGGCCGACCACCTCGGGGGCGGAGAGGCGTGCGGCCAGACCGGTGAGCAGGTCGTCGAGGCCGTGCAGCAGGGCGGTGTGGACCGGATCCAGCGTGAGCAGCCCCGGACCGGGGTTCCTCAGACCGCCGTCCGGCAGGGCTGTGCTGCTGCTTGTACTCATGGAACCGCTCCCTCTCAGCGTGGGCGGACAGTCGGGGGCGTCGGCAGGCGGGCAGGACGCATCTCCACGACGTGATGGTGTCGGCGCTGACGGCGCTGTCGCGACG
The sequence above is a segment of the Streptomyces sp. NBC_01255 genome. Coding sequences within it:
- a CDS encoding bifunctional serine/threonine-protein kinase/glutamate ABC transporter substrate-binding protein gives rise to the protein MGTVWRARDTALHREVALKEVRPPDPALAEYDPEGARALRTRVLREARALARIAHPHVVTIHHIVDGGEDTYPWLVMELVTGGSLHDRLDRGPLSPAETAALGRGVLSGLRAAHAAGIQHRDIKPANVLLRPDGRPVLTDFGIAAVHGATALTAAGSIIGTPDYMAPERVGGEEGGPAADLWSLAMMLYVAVEGHHPLRRANTLATLAAVLGEDVPPPRNAGALTRVLTDVLVRDPAARPDAETLDRLLAEAEAETPASAPAASGSPTSYPLAPPLPATPPGKPGKRRGPVYAGAVTAVALCGVLVWSLLPDGDGDGGDDGKKVSGAPSSVAPSTSTSAPAGGSGGSGITIGIKFDQPGLGWKNPDGTFSGFDVEVAAYVARALGHDLADVTWKEARSATRESLLTGGEVDLVVATYTVNDQRKQRVDFVGPYLVAHQDVLLRAADTGVTRPADLNGRKVCSAVGSTSALNVRTLAPQAQLREYDGYARCVDDLASGAVDAVTTDDSLLAGYAAQAAFKGRFRLAGFRTTDEPYGIGLPKGSPLTSKVRSALEQMVSDGSWQAAVQRNLPLLRADAPPLR
- a CDS encoding acyl carrier protein: MERIAEWLHEKNPGLDGPIDVDEDLIEARLIDSMDFLEFIDLLEEISGDTIDLQEVTIDDFRTLGRVERRFLTPSATAAAPGATAAG
- a CDS encoding 4'-phosphopantetheinyl transferase family protein encodes the protein MTGGAPLPGRDSRTALAAVATTGEVLAHPRLHEGLLAPWELRRLEAVRVPSRRDDVLAARLLLRLCVARFTGGSPEESAPAQFCAGCGRAGHGRPYLRDHPGVGLSLSHADGLVAAAVGPGAVGVDVEPSARRPGPLSVLSRVLPEADVREAADGPDPGAALLRLWVRAEALLKAGGEDLRLLEWTDPHRAAVVALASTAPAKACTLDQEVVDRPSGKASR
- a CDS encoding AI-2E family transporter is translated as MQPGTAPPVTPFLRTAAAYAWRLLIVGLLVYSLFAVLGRFHEIGVALFLGLVITALVRPVADIVAKGLPRPLAVALTLLGGIALVLGVLTLVGEAVAGERTTLVREFREGIGRIEDWLERPPFRLHPEALSDMQARIGQFLSGHRSALVSTALSGAGHVVAVLTTLALALFSAVFFVHAGDRQWAWFQEQLPRSVRGRVGIAGRAAWRTFTGYTHGIVLVAATNAVLVGLALWLLGVPLAVPLALLEFVAAFVPLIGSPIALAVAAVVALASQGPVVALIVIGLIVVMGQIEGHLLHPLVMSWAVRLHPLVVAISVIAGSIAAGIVGAVVAVPLVSVVWSVHTALREARGTARDGVTGVR
- a CDS encoding cold-shock protein, yielding MATGTVKWFNSEKGFGFIEQEGGGPDVFAHYSNIASSGFRELQEGQKVNFDVTQGQKGPQAENITPA
- a CDS encoding TetR-like C-terminal domain-containing protein, whose protein sequence is MAAYRRLATTAPLPDTGTLRGDVLELLRGANRHWSSPLGAILRELLSAAGGATDFLAQLQDRSGEAAAAPWLTVLGRAVARGEVAPEALHPRVATVAVVLLRNEFVVRGVPTAPDDVLVEITDEVYLPLVRSRGTAPG